Proteins co-encoded in one Medicago truncatula cultivar Jemalong A17 chromosome 8, MtrunA17r5.0-ANR, whole genome shotgun sequence genomic window:
- the LOC25501721 gene encoding uncharacterized protein, whose translation MTNLQIRTEEPNNTETETQTPLLTSNTNHEHEHEHEHEHEETNNKTEVDKSLARLELFLNILGFNPRSILSSIICWSGFFTLGVAVPLVALWMGDCSECEKYELSGCEMVIVAFQASLAAVSLLCLSHCLRKYGLRRFLFVDRYTGHIAAFHRDYVNQISGSLRLFILWVFPCFLLKTVREIIRISYIQHGSWGFSIAIFIALVVSWTYVSAISLTACIMFHLVCNLQVIHFDDYGKLLERESDVLVFLEEHMRLRYHLSKISHRFRVYLLLEFLVVTVSQVVTLLQITGYRDMITMVNGGDFAVSTLVQVVGIIICLHAATRISHRAQGVVSLASRWHAIATCASSDNSQMRSSASAGSLEVANHLNSIHLDYSESDLESLDFGGMAVNTQLISYMSSHHKRQAFVMYLQSNPGGITIFGWTVDRSLVNTIFFLELSLVTFVLGQTLMS comes from the exons ATGACGAATCTCCAAATACGAACAGAGGAACCAAACAACACAGAAACTGAAACTCAAACCCCTCTTCTAACTTCAAACACGAATCACGAACACGAACACGAACACGAACACGAACACGAAGAAACTAATAACAAAACCGAAGTAGATAAAAGCCTTGCACGTTTGGAATTGTTTCTAAACATCTTAGGGTTCAATCCACGTTCAATTCTATCCTCTATAATTTGCTGGTCCGGTTTCTTCACGCTTGGAGTGGCGGTTCCACTGGTGGCGCTATGGATGGGCGACTGTTCAGAGTGCGAAAAGTACGAATTAAGCGGTTGCGAGATGGTGATCGTGGCGTTTCAGGCGAGTCTCGCTGCTGTTTCATTGCTCTGTCTTTCCCACTGTTTGCGGAAATATGGACTCAGGAGATTTCTGTTCGTTGACCGTTATACCGGACATATTGCTGCCTTTCATCGTGATTATGTTAACCAGATTTCG GGATCTTTGCGCCTGTTCATTCTGTGGGTATTTCCGTGTTTCCTTCTGAAGACAGTGCGAGAAATCATTCGCATTTCATATATACAACATGGGTCGTGGGGGTTCTCGATTGCTATTTTTATAGCTTTGGTTGTATCTTGGACATATGTTAGTGCAATCTCTCTGACAGCCTGCATTATGTTTCACTTGGTCTGTAATTTGCAAGTCATCCACTTCGATGATTATGGGAAGCTCTTGGAAAGGGAGAGTGATGTGTTAGTGTTTTTGGAGGAGCACATGCGGTTGCGCTATCATCTTTCCAAGATAAGTCATAGGTTCCGAGTCTATCTTCTTCTGGAGTTCTTGGTTGTCACTGTTAGCCAAGTTGTGACTCTGTTGCAGATCACAGGATATCGTGATATGATTACCATGGTAAACGGTGGAGATTTTGCT GTATCCACACTTGTTCAGGTGGTTGGCATCATTATTTGTCTTCATGCAGCGACAAGAATATCTCATAGAGCTCAAGGCGTTGTTTCGCTTGCAAGCCGGTGGCATGCAATAGCAACATGCGCATCTTCTGATAATTCACAAATGAGAAGTTCTGCAAGTGCCGGGAGTCTTGAGGTTGCAAACCATTTAAACTCAATACATTTAGACTATTCTGAAAGTGATCTGGAGTCATTGGATTTTGGAGGAATGGCTGTAAATACCCAGTTGATTTCTTATATGTCCTCACATCACAAGAGGCAAGCTTTTG